The segment AAGACCAGCTACCGACTCAAGTATCAGCCGCTGCCCGCCGGCGTCTTCGCTGCGCCCTACGCGCACTGCTATCACTGCCCGGTCGCGAAGCGCGCCATGAGCGCGGCGCAGCGCGCGACCCTGAGCGCCGGCTGCCCAAACGACGGCGCATGTTGCGGCTACGCGCCCGATGCGGTGCGCTTCTTGCTGAAGACGCAAACCGCGCCGCAGGAAACCGCGGCCATTATCGTCGAGCCGGTCCTGGGCGAGGGCGGCTACGTGGTACCGCCGGCGTCGTTCTTGCGCGCGCTGCGGCAAATTTGCGATGAACACGGCATCCTGCTCATCTTCGACGAGGTGCAGACCGGCTTCGGGCGCACCGGCAAGTTTTTCGCGCTGGAGCACTTCGGCGTGGTGCCCGATATCCTCGTCATGGCCAAGGGGCTGGCATCGGGCATGCCGTTGAGCTGCGTCGCGGCGCGCCGCGAGATCATGGCCCGATGGTCGCCTGGTTCGCACGGCGGCACCTACGGACCCAACTTGATATCGGCTGCTGCCGCCCTCGAAACCATTCGCGTGATGAAGGCAGAGAAGCTGCCCGAGAACAGCCTGGCGCGCGGCGATCAGTTGATGCGCGGCCTGCGCACGCTGCAGAAAGATTTCTCGATCCTCGGCGATGTGCGCGGCCTGGGCTGCATGGTCGCCACCGAGTTCGTGGACGCCCGCACCGGCGAACCGGACAAGGCCATCGCGCAGCGGATCGTAAAGCATTGCGCCGATCACAACCTGCTGCTGTTGACGTGCGGCTCGTATGAAAACGTGATTCGCTGGATCCCGCCGCTGGTGGTAAACGAACAGCAAATCGAGGAGGCGTTGCAAATCTTTGCGGCCGCGCTCGACCAGGCCACATGAGAGGAGGCGCCGGGCTTCGAATCCCGGGAGGCGGTGCGGCTTTTACGGTTGATGGTCGGATGCTGACGGAACTGCGCGTGCGCGATTTCGCGATCATCGAGTCGCTCGACATCGAGTTCGCGCCGGGGCTGAACGTGCTCACCGGCGAGACCGGCGCCGGCAAGTCCATCATCGTAGATTGCATCGCGCTGCTGTTGGGCGACCGCGCCGAGGCGAACATGGTGCGCGCCGGCGCGCCGGCGGCTTGGGTCGAGGGCGTCTTCTCGTGCGACGGCGCAGCGCGCGCGCAGGTAGAAGCGACGCTGGCCGAACACGGCATCGAATGCGACGAACCCGGCCAACTGACGCTGGCCCGCGAGGTGCGCGCCAACGGCCGATCGATCGCCCGGGTGAACGGACGGGCGGTGAGCCAACACACGCTGCGCGCGCTGGGCGAACTGCTGGTGGACGTG is part of the Candidatus Roseilinea sp. genome and harbors:
- the gabT gene encoding aspartate aminotransferase family protein, which encodes MAKENLSPVWARAFDIHIDHGEGIYLYDKSGRRYMDFTCGIGVTNTGHAHPRIVRAIQEQAAKLLHGQIGIGISDTVLELTDELASICPPPIDTFFFSNSGAEAVEAAVKLAKQATGRTNIIVFEGSFHGRTHLTMAMTMSKTSYRLKYQPLPAGVFAAPYAHCYHCPVAKRAMSAAQRATLSAGCPNDGACCGYAPDAVRFLLKTQTAPQETAAIIVEPVLGEGGYVVPPASFLRALRQICDEHGILLIFDEVQTGFGRTGKFFALEHFGVVPDILVMAKGLASGMPLSCVAARREIMARWSPGSHGGTYGPNLISAAAALETIRVMKAEKLPENSLARGDQLMRGLRTLQKDFSILGDVRGLGCMVATEFVDARTGEPDKAIAQRIVKHCADHNLLLLTCGSYENVIRWIPPLVVNEQQIEEALQIFAAALDQAT